One window from the genome of Paenibacillus azoreducens encodes:
- the glnA gene encoding type I glutamate--ammonia ligase — protein MSYTKEDILRIAKEENVRFIRLQFTDLLGTIKNVEIPVSQLKKALDNKMMFDGSSIEGYVRIEESDMYLYPDLDTWVIFPWVAEDRVARLICDVYMPDGTPFPGDPRGILKRNLKEAEAMGYTAMNVGPEPEFFLFKTDEKGNPTTELNDQGGYFDLAPTDLGENCRREIVLTLEEMGFEIEASHHEVAPGQHEIDFKYEDAVKAADEIQTFKLVVKTIARQHGLHATFMPKPLFGLSGSGMHCHQSLFNGNKNAFYDESDELGLSKEARHYMAGILKHARAFTAITNPTVNSYKRLVPGYEAPCYVAWSGSNRSPMIRIPASRGLSTRVEVRNPDPAANPYLALAVMLRAGLDGIQKEMPLPAPIDRNIYVMSDEERIEEGIPSLPADLKEALNEMIRSEVISDALGEHALAHFYELKEIEWDMYRTQVHQWERDQYMTLY, from the coding sequence ATGAGCTATACAAAAGAAGATATTCTTCGGATTGCCAAGGAAGAGAATGTACGTTTTATCCGTCTGCAGTTTACCGATTTGCTCGGCACGATCAAGAACGTCGAGATTCCGGTCAGCCAGTTGAAAAAAGCGCTTGACAACAAAATGATGTTCGATGGTTCTTCCATCGAAGGTTATGTCCGTATCGAAGAATCCGATATGTATCTGTATCCGGATTTGGATACCTGGGTGATTTTTCCTTGGGTAGCCGAAGATCGTGTAGCGCGTTTAATCTGTGATGTGTATATGCCGGATGGCACACCGTTCCCTGGAGATCCGCGCGGTATTTTGAAGCGCAACCTCAAAGAAGCGGAAGCTATGGGATATACGGCGATGAACGTCGGTCCGGAACCGGAATTTTTCCTGTTCAAGACAGATGAAAAAGGCAATCCGACGACGGAACTGAACGACCAGGGCGGATATTTCGACCTTGCCCCGACGGACCTGGGTGAAAACTGCCGCCGCGAGATCGTGCTGACGCTTGAGGAAATGGGCTTCGAAATTGAAGCTTCCCACCATGAAGTAGCGCCGGGCCAACACGAAATCGACTTCAAATATGAAGATGCCGTTAAAGCGGCTGACGAAATTCAAACCTTCAAGCTGGTTGTCAAAACGATTGCCCGCCAGCATGGCTTGCATGCCACCTTTATGCCAAAACCTCTGTTTGGTCTCAGCGGCTCGGGTATGCACTGCCATCAATCCTTGTTCAACGGCAATAAAAATGCCTTTTATGATGAAAGCGACGAGCTGGGCTTGAGCAAAGAAGCCCGCCATTACATGGCAGGCATCTTGAAACATGCGCGTGCGTTCACCGCGATCACCAACCCGACGGTCAACTCTTACAAACGTCTGGTTCCAGGTTACGAAGCTCCATGTTATGTGGCATGGTCCGGCAGCAACCGCAGCCCGATGATCCGTATCCCGGCATCCCGCGGCCTTAGCACCCGTGTCGAAGTGCGTAACCCGGACCCTGCGGCGAATCCGTATCTGGCCCTTGCCGTGATGCTCCGCGCCGGTCTGGACGGCATCCAAAAGGAAATGCCGCTTCCGGCTCCAATCGACCGCAACATCTATGTGATGTCCGACGAAGAGCGGATCGAAGAAGGCATCCCAAGCCTGCCGGCTGATCTGAAAGAAGCGCTGAACGAAATGATCCGCAGCGAAGTCATCAGCGACGCCCTTGGCGAGCATGCACTGGCCCACTTCTATGAGCTGAAAGAAATCGAGTGGGACATGTACAGAACGCAAGTTCATCAATGGGAACGCGATCAATACATGACTCTGTACTAA
- a CDS encoding YjcZ family sporulation protein produces the protein MSGVGYGGLGTNMAAILVLFILLVIITKFFFY, from the coding sequence ATGAGCGGAGTAGGTTATGGTGGTTTAGGCACAAATATGGCAGCTATCTTAGTTCTGTTCATTCTTCTGGTTATTATTACCAAATTCTTTTTCTACTAA
- a CDS encoding AAA family ATPase, with amino-acid sequence MNGRVAAANGRPEGRPSRQINVILRSQEPPVLSSAVPEKESTPAQKNVVQHSLYQEIQKELDKLVGLENIKDIVFEIYALLQITQMRQEAGLANGGQVYHMVFKGNPGTGKTTVARIIAKLFQRMGVLTKGHLIEVERADLVGEYIGHTAQKTRDLVKKALGGILFIDEAYSLARGGEKDFGKEAIDCLVKSMEDFKNQFVLILAGYSDEIDFFLQTNPGLPSRFPIQVEFPDYSVDQLIQISELMAKERDYILMPQAIMKLRQHLIQEKTESEHAFSNARYVRNTIEKTIRNQAVRLLNTYANANPGKLELMTLRTEDFKLDLKGTV; translated from the coding sequence ATGAACGGGCGTGTTGCGGCCGCGAACGGCCGGCCGGAAGGCAGGCCATCCAGACAAATCAATGTGATTTTACGCAGCCAGGAGCCTCCTGTACTCAGCAGCGCCGTGCCTGAAAAGGAGTCAACGCCGGCGCAAAAAAATGTTGTACAGCACAGCTTGTACCAAGAAATTCAGAAAGAGCTGGATAAGCTTGTCGGCCTCGAAAACATCAAGGATATTGTGTTTGAAATTTACGCCCTTTTGCAAATCACGCAAATGCGCCAGGAAGCGGGTTTAGCCAACGGAGGGCAGGTATATCATATGGTTTTCAAAGGGAATCCGGGGACCGGCAAAACAACGGTTGCGAGAATTATCGCCAAGCTGTTTCAAAGGATGGGGGTTCTCACCAAAGGACATCTGATCGAGGTCGAGCGGGCGGATCTGGTTGGCGAATACATCGGGCATACCGCCCAGAAAACAAGGGATCTGGTGAAAAAAGCGCTCGGGGGCATTCTTTTTATCGATGAGGCGTACAGCCTGGCCCGCGGCGGGGAGAAGGATTTCGGAAAAGAAGCGATTGATTGTCTTGTAAAGTCCATGGAAGATTTTAAAAATCAATTTGTGCTGATATTGGCAGGGTATTCGGATGAAATCGACTTTTTTCTGCAGACGAATCCCGGTTTGCCTTCACGGTTCCCGATTCAGGTGGAATTTCCTGATTATTCGGTCGACCAGCTGATTCAGATTTCAGAGTTGATGGCCAAAGAAAGAGATTACATTTTGATGCCGCAGGCGATAATGAAATTAAGACAGCATCTGATTCAGGAAAAAACTGAATCCGAGCATGCTTTCAGCAATGCCAGATATGTCCGGAACACCATTGAAAAAACAATTAGGAATCAGGCTGTACGTTTGCTTAACACATATGCTAATGCCAATCCTGGAAAGCTAGAGCTGATGACGCTGAGAACGGAAGACTTCAAGCTTGATCTCAAGGGAACGGTTTGA
- a CDS encoding aminotransferase class I/II-fold pyridoxal phosphate-dependent enzyme yields the protein MAQFTQELEQWMETAEKRIEGQFRKLDRMIDRNQWKVIEAFQRHQVSDFHFAGSTGYAYNDRGREVLDLVYADVFGAEAALVRPHFASGTHTISTALFGVLRPGDELFYITGRPYDTLHKVIGKEGDGIGSLRDFGITYREAALTADGGIDWEAVRAGIHESTKVIGIQRSRGYDWRASFTVAEIGEMIKKVKEIKPDVIVFVDNCYGEFTEEMEPTEMGADLIAGSLIKNPGGGLAETGGYICGKREYVELCANRLTAPGIGGEVGAMLGATRGIYQGLFMAPTIVGQALKGSIFAAAMFEQAGFITKPAWNEQRTDLIQAISFTSAEHLIAFVQGIQRAAAVDSHVVPEPWDMPGYEHPVIMAAGTFIQGGSLELSADAPIREPFIGYMQGGLTYSHVKFGVMLALQKMKDLDLL from the coding sequence ATGGCACAATTTACGCAAGAGCTGGAACAATGGATGGAAACCGCCGAAAAGCGGATTGAAGGGCAATTTCGCAAGCTGGATCGCATGATCGACCGGAACCAATGGAAGGTGATTGAAGCTTTTCAACGCCATCAGGTCAGTGATTTTCATTTTGCGGGTTCAACAGGATATGCCTATAATGACCGGGGCAGAGAAGTCCTGGATTTGGTATATGCGGACGTATTCGGAGCCGAAGCGGCTCTGGTGCGGCCGCATTTTGCGTCGGGTACGCATACGATTTCCACGGCTTTGTTTGGGGTGCTGAGACCCGGAGACGAGTTGTTTTATATCACGGGCCGACCTTATGACACGCTGCATAAAGTCATTGGCAAAGAAGGGGACGGCATCGGTTCGCTGCGGGATTTCGGAATTACGTACCGCGAGGCGGCTTTGACGGCTGACGGGGGAATCGATTGGGAAGCGGTTCGGGCTGGAATTCATGAGTCCACAAAGGTGATCGGAATCCAGCGTTCGCGGGGATATGATTGGCGAGCTTCCTTTACGGTGGCCGAGATCGGCGAAATGATCAAAAAGGTCAAGGAAATCAAACCGGATGTCATCGTTTTTGTTGATAACTGTTACGGGGAATTTACCGAGGAGATGGAGCCGACGGAAATGGGCGCCGATCTGATCGCCGGTTCTTTGATTAAAAATCCGGGGGGCGGTCTTGCCGAAACCGGTGGCTATATTTGCGGGAAACGGGAGTATGTGGAACTGTGCGCGAACCGTTTGACGGCTCCGGGGATTGGCGGCGAAGTAGGCGCAATGCTTGGTGCAACCCGGGGGATTTATCAAGGTTTATTCATGGCGCCAACCATCGTGGGACAAGCGTTAAAGGGCAGCATCTTTGCGGCTGCGATGTTCGAACAGGCAGGATTTATCACCAAGCCGGCATGGAACGAGCAGCGTACGGATTTGATCCAAGCGATTTCGTTTACAAGTGCGGAGCATCTGATTGCTTTCGTGCAGGGCATTCAGCGCGCGGCGGCCGTAGACAGCCACGTTGTTCCCGAACCATGGGATATGCCGGGATACGAGCATCCGGTTATTATGGCTGCAGGGACTTTCATTCAAGGCGGAAGTCTGGAGCTGTCGGCCGACGCGCCAATCCGGGAGCCTTTTATCGGGTATATGCAGGGTGGGTTGACCTATTCCCATGTTAAATTTGGAGTCATGTTAGCTTTGCAAAAAATGAAGGATCTAGATTTGTTGTGA
- the hfq gene encoding RNA chaperone Hfq — protein MNKSINIQDTFLNQLRKENIPVTIFLVNGFQIRGNIKAFDNFTVVVDTDGKQQMLFKHAISTVTPQRNVSLMQETQNEG, from the coding sequence AATATCCAAGATACATTCTTAAACCAGCTGCGTAAGGAAAATATCCCAGTTACCATTTTTCTTGTGAACGGATTTCAGATTCGCGGAAACATCAAAGCGTTCGATAACTTTACTGTGGTTGTCGATACCGATGGTAAGCAGCAAATGCTGTTCAAGCACGCCATCTCTACAGTTACGCCTCAACGCAATGTTTCATTGATGCAGGAGACGCAAAACGAGGGCTAA
- a CDS encoding DUF402 domain-containing protein, whose translation MKRKFGDRANWRRISRRRFACRYVESEKFTGYITLYTIYNLKEPLWKHYGTHTYRIADKGYSWLQYFPKNSHYIVTAMFDERQEIIQWYIDTCKTQGVTEQGVPWFDDLYLDIVVLRNGEVFLLDEDELEDALARGVITKEDYMLATATAREVLHDIETHAFPYFLMSLDHRKRLFENGDFRRKT comes from the coding sequence ATGAAACGTAAATTTGGAGATCGTGCCAACTGGCGCCGGATTTCCCGCCGGCGTTTTGCCTGCCGTTATGTTGAAAGTGAGAAATTCACCGGCTACATAACGCTCTACACCATTTATAACTTAAAAGAGCCGCTGTGGAAGCATTACGGAACCCATACGTACCGGATTGCGGATAAAGGATACTCCTGGCTGCAGTATTTCCCTAAAAACAGCCATTACATCGTTACGGCGATGTTTGATGAACGTCAAGAGATCATCCAGTGGTATATAGACACCTGCAAAACGCAGGGTGTGACCGAGCAAGGGGTTCCATGGTTTGATGATTTGTATTTGGATATCGTTGTCCTGAGAAACGGCGAGGTTTTTCTGCTGGATGAAGATGAGCTGGAGGATGCCCTGGCGCGTGGAGTCATTACGAAAGAAGATTACATGCTTGCGACGGCGACGGCAAGGGAAGTGCTTCATGATATCGAGACACATGCGTTTCCTTATTTCCTGATGTCTCTGGATCATCGCAAGCGGCTGTTTGAGAACGGGGATTTCAGGAGGAAAACATGA
- a CDS encoding MerR family transcriptional regulator: protein MGDEIRRNMALFPIGIVMKLTDLSARQIRYYEQHNLIVPARTSGNQRLFSFNDVERLLEIKSLIEKGVNIAGIKQVMNPVSKESEEATVITADTEVKRKEMSESQLHRLLKQQLVSGQRPGQVSLIQGELSRFFNKNN from the coding sequence ATGGGTGATGAGATCCGCAGAAACATGGCATTGTTCCCAATTGGAATTGTGATGAAGCTGACCGATTTGTCAGCCAGACAAATCCGGTATTATGAACAGCATAACCTGATTGTTCCTGCACGCACCTCGGGCAATCAGCGCTTGTTCTCCTTTAATGATGTGGAAAGATTGCTTGAAATCAAGTCTTTGATTGAAAAGGGCGTTAACATTGCCGGAATTAAACAAGTTATGAACCCGGTATCCAAAGAATCCGAGGAAGCGACGGTCATTACTGCGGATACGGAAGTGAAACGTAAAGAAATGTCGGAATCACAACTGCATCGCCTGTTGAAGCAGCAGCTCGTTTCAGGCCAGAGACCGGGTCAGGTATCTTTGATTCAAGGCGAATTGTCCCGGTTTTTTAATAAAAATAATTAG
- a CDS encoding YjcZ family sporulation protein, protein MSGAVGGVGYGYGGLGTNMGAILVLFILLVIILKAFCW, encoded by the coding sequence ATGAGTGGAGCTGTAGGTGGAGTAGGTTATGGTTATGGTGGTTTAGGCACAAATATGGGAGCGATTCTGGTTCTCTTCATTTTGCTGGTTATCATTCTTAAAGCTTTTTGCTGGTAA
- a CDS encoding YdcF family protein produces the protein MNRYAQGPVMLTRKRRSPLRLVFIFAIVLAVIGLIWAGYVWWKIENTNSSRLDGTSDVAIVLGASMWGDAPSPGLKERLDETLRLYREKRFKMIIVSGGLDRTDYKYTEAEGMRNYLIDQGVPAKSIILENKARSTYENLLYSQQIMKERGYVSAVIITHQYHGMRSKDIADYLNYDHPQLGLTESRTLQMKYHKPREILAYTKWKADELLLWLGWKKA, from the coding sequence ATGAACAGGTATGCGCAGGGACCGGTAATGTTGACGCGGAAAAGACGCTCTCCCCTGAGGCTTGTGTTTATTTTCGCAATCGTATTGGCCGTCATCGGGCTGATCTGGGCAGGGTATGTATGGTGGAAAATAGAGAATACAAACAGTTCCCGTCTGGATGGAACCAGCGATGTTGCGATTGTTTTGGGGGCTTCCATGTGGGGGGATGCTCCTAGTCCGGGACTCAAAGAAAGATTGGATGAAACGCTGCGGCTTTATCGGGAAAAACGGTTTAAAATGATCATTGTGAGCGGTGGTTTGGATCGAACTGATTATAAATATACGGAAGCGGAAGGCATGAGGAATTACCTGATTGATCAAGGCGTGCCCGCAAAATCGATTATTTTGGAAAACAAGGCGCGAAGCACCTATGAAAATCTGCTGTACAGCCAGCAAATCATGAAAGAACGTGGATATGTGAGCGCAGTCATCATCACGCATCAATATCATGGCATGCGCTCTAAAGATATAGCGGACTATTTAAATTATGATCATCCACAGCTTGGGTTAACAGAATCCCGCACATTGCAAATGAAGTACCATAAGCCGCGGGAGATTTTGGCCTATACGAAATGGAAGGCTGACGAACTGCTCCTCTGGCTTGGCTGGAAAAAGGCTTGA
- a CDS encoding cation diffusion facilitator family transporter, producing the protein MVSENKQSSFAIWISLISNIILTTVKLAVGLIFQSPVLIADGVHNAGDVVATGAALSSMRVSKLPPDEDHPYGHGKAEVIGAGIVAIILGMAAIYMGYHSVMVLFEPPHKATVIAFVAALFSFILKQILYVYTMAIGKKLNSNGLIATAYDHLADVYASIAAVIGIGLGMIGDHYQIALLSYGDPIAGIIVAYFVLRLAIHMGKSSVGVLMEKSVDSEKIKALINIVNHVSGVKRIDRIRGRDHGHYIIVDVRVSVPAELSVQEGHDISRNIKQSIMDQHPDVEEVLIHINPWYKEN; encoded by the coding sequence ATGGTCAGTGAAAACAAGCAGTCTTCTTTTGCTATTTGGATTAGTTTAATCAGCAACATCATCTTAACGACTGTTAAGTTGGCTGTTGGATTAATATTCCAAAGTCCTGTATTAATTGCAGACGGCGTACATAACGCAGGAGATGTGGTCGCCACAGGAGCTGCCCTTAGTTCTATGCGTGTTTCCAAGCTTCCTCCCGATGAGGATCATCCTTATGGACATGGTAAAGCAGAAGTTATAGGAGCGGGGATTGTAGCGATTATTTTGGGCATGGCTGCAATTTATATGGGATATCATTCCGTAATGGTGCTCTTTGAACCACCTCATAAGGCAACTGTCATTGCCTTTGTTGCGGCTCTATTTTCATTCATTTTAAAACAAATCCTTTACGTCTACACCATGGCAATCGGGAAGAAACTAAACAGCAATGGGCTGATTGCTACTGCATATGATCACCTTGCCGATGTGTATGCATCCATTGCAGCGGTTATCGGAATTGGATTAGGCATGATCGGAGATCATTACCAAATCGCATTATTATCCTATGGTGACCCCATTGCAGGTATAATCGTTGCCTATTTTGTTTTGAGGTTAGCCATTCATATGGGAAAATCTTCGGTAGGCGTGTTAATGGAAAAGAGTGTAGATTCCGAAAAAATCAAGGCATTGATCAACATCGTCAATCATGTATCTGGTGTTAAGCGGATTGACCGAATTCGAGGCAGGGATCACGGACATTACATTATTGTTGATGTGAGGGTAAGTGTTCCGGCCGAGTTAAGCGTTCAAGAAGGGCATGACATTTCAAGAAACATTAAACAATCGATTATGGATCAGCATCCAGATGTCGAAGAAGTTTTAATTCACATCAATCCATGGTACAAGGAGAATTGA
- the hflX gene encoding GTPase HflX, which translates to MAHTTYDTNTQIRDRAILISLVTEEVKKSGILPEHSLQELVSLAETAGVEVLGVVTQNRDVPDARWLIGKGKVEELRGMIDSLGANTAIFDHDLSGAQVRNLEQYLDVKIIDRTQLILDIFAQRAKTREGIIQVELAQLSYLLPRLSGHGKNLSRLGGGIGTRGPGESKLETDRRHIRGRIGDLKKQLEAVTKHRKLYRGRRQKSGAIQVALVGYTNAGKSTLLKQLTSAEVYIENQLFATLDPTSRMLELPGGSEVILTDTVGFIQNLPHDLVAAFRATLEEANEADLILHVVDASSPMREHQMSVVDSILEELGAADKPQLILFNKKDICTKEQLEMLPSGTGYLKVSALDDKDLLAVKEAVQDRLSGGIFTFRIPPEDGGTMALLYRIGDVLEQKPEEHDMLYKVKVHKPDYEKWGYLLDSFLIRE; encoded by the coding sequence TTGGCACATACCACATATGACACGAATACCCAAATACGGGACAGAGCTATACTCATAAGTCTTGTTACAGAGGAAGTAAAAAAATCGGGAATTCTTCCGGAACATTCGCTGCAGGAACTGGTTAGTCTTGCCGAAACGGCAGGCGTAGAAGTCCTCGGCGTCGTCACGCAAAACCGTGATGTACCGGATGCGCGCTGGCTGATAGGCAAAGGGAAGGTCGAGGAACTGCGGGGGATGATAGATTCGCTTGGTGCAAACACCGCTATCTTTGATCATGACTTGTCAGGGGCACAAGTGCGTAATTTGGAGCAATATCTGGATGTGAAAATTATCGACCGGACGCAGCTTATTCTGGATATATTCGCGCAGCGGGCGAAAACCCGCGAAGGCATTATCCAAGTGGAACTAGCCCAATTATCGTATTTACTGCCGCGTTTATCGGGACATGGCAAAAATTTGTCGCGGCTCGGCGGAGGGATCGGCACGCGCGGTCCGGGCGAAAGCAAGCTGGAAACCGACAGACGCCATATCCGCGGGCGGATCGGCGATCTGAAAAAGCAGCTTGAAGCTGTGACCAAGCACCGCAAGCTGTACAGAGGGAGACGGCAAAAAAGCGGCGCGATCCAGGTCGCGCTCGTTGGTTACACCAATGCAGGCAAATCTACGCTGCTGAAGCAGCTTACCAGCGCAGAGGTTTATATTGAAAACCAGCTGTTTGCAACGCTGGACCCGACCTCACGCATGCTTGAGCTTCCCGGCGGCAGCGAGGTCATCTTAACCGATACGGTCGGGTTTATACAGAATCTGCCTCATGATCTGGTTGCGGCATTTCGGGCGACGTTAGAGGAAGCAAACGAGGCGGACCTCATTTTGCATGTCGTCGACGCTTCATCTCCGATGCGCGAACACCAGATGTCGGTTGTAGACTCCATTCTGGAAGAACTGGGAGCTGCGGACAAACCGCAGCTGATTCTTTTTAACAAAAAGGATATTTGTACGAAAGAACAGCTGGAAATGCTGCCGTCCGGCACAGGATATTTGAAAGTCAGCGCCCTGGATGATAAAGATCTGCTTGCGGTAAAAGAGGCCGTTCAAGATCGTTTGTCCGGAGGCATTTTCACTTTTCGGATCCCGCCGGAGGATGGCGGCACCATGGCTTTGCTTTACCGTATAGGAGATGTACTTGAGCAGAAGCCGGAAGAACATGATATGCTTTATAAGGTAAAGGTTCATAAACCCGATTATGAGAAATGGGGATATTTGCTTGATTCTTTTCTCATAAGAGAGTGA
- a CDS encoding PBP1A family penicillin-binding protein: MDNNKLSRTGNRNTEKPSKTPKKKKRKLSKKRVFWTLFFTCALAVFCALAGYLYISVNGERLYQANKDKITVHETSKVYDRNGDLMGELSLQKSDPVKSEEIPKLLKEAFVATEDKRFYEHSGVDLWSIGRAAVKDLIARSKVEGGSTITQQLARNIFLTRDKTFFRKATEVSIALALDRNLTKDEIITMYLNRINFGGQIYGIKEASKYYFGQSDLNKLELWQMATLAAMPKGPSKYNPVRNPDLSMQRRAVVLNLMAEQGYVTAEEAEHAKKVVYNYEPPKKKQNYQNFMDYVMNEAEDVTNLSEDDLNIGGYKIYTTMDANAQKVLEKEFADASNFEKSKDDQIVQGSMVIMNQENGALVALLGGRDYERKGYSRVTNSRRQPGSAFKPIAVYGPALETGKFDMYSSLSNKKQCFGKYCPNNLHGYSDSIGMADAITKSENIPAVWTLNQIGVKTGFDFAKKLGIQLTDADKNLSMALGGTSKGTNTLEMAQAYGAFANGGKLNQAFSIKSIVNSEGKAIYTHKDDPKQVMSENTAYQMTEMMQNVVQSGTGRKARISRPVAGKTGTTQSGISGNKSNRDVWFVGYTPELTAAVWMGYDNPDKNHLLRNSSGLSAAFWGKVMEQVVPNFPAKKFKEPEKVKAPEPPPVEKTPLHVSGLIASYDPNTQTVSLSWDGTGNTNAYYRLYRKEASESSFQMIKDQISATSADDIAAAAGHTYEYYVTAVSSDTGEESDPSNKYTVPIDNQSEDQLPPPDQNVDDGQTGDGTGQDQNPGGIDSGQGNGNQGSGTDQGNSWNNGNGNGNNGSNGNNGHHNGNGNGNGGGQGQTQGGGNSSWDGSGTGGSDSGVTAPPDNGSGSSTDSGGTGDGTMRTESTGSGTFEQDVPSP; encoded by the coding sequence ATGGATAACAATAAACTGTCGCGGACGGGCAACAGAAATACAGAGAAGCCGTCCAAGACGCCGAAAAAAAAGAAAAGAAAGCTGTCAAAAAAACGTGTGTTCTGGACATTGTTTTTCACATGCGCATTAGCTGTATTTTGCGCCCTGGCAGGGTATTTGTATATTTCTGTCAACGGTGAACGGCTGTACCAAGCCAATAAGGATAAAATCACGGTTCATGAAACCTCCAAAGTGTATGACCGAAACGGTGATCTGATGGGCGAATTGTCATTGCAGAAAAGCGATCCGGTTAAAAGCGAGGAAATTCCGAAGCTTCTGAAAGAGGCATTTGTAGCGACGGAAGATAAACGGTTTTATGAACATAGCGGTGTTGATTTGTGGTCGATCGGCCGTGCGGCTGTGAAGGACCTTATTGCCCGCTCGAAAGTGGAAGGCGGCAGTACGATTACCCAACAGCTCGCGAGAAATATTTTCCTAACCCGCGACAAAACTTTCTTCCGTAAGGCGACGGAGGTTTCCATTGCGCTTGCACTGGACCGCAACCTGACGAAAGATGAAATTATTACGATGTATTTGAACCGGATTAACTTCGGTGGACAGATTTACGGCATCAAGGAAGCTTCGAAATATTATTTCGGGCAAAGCGATTTGAACAAACTGGAATTGTGGCAGATGGCCACGCTTGCGGCAATGCCGAAAGGGCCGTCGAAATATAATCCGGTGCGCAATCCCGATCTTTCCATGCAGCGCCGCGCGGTCGTTTTGAATTTGATGGCCGAGCAGGGTTACGTGACCGCCGAAGAGGCGGAACACGCGAAGAAGGTTGTATACAATTACGAACCTCCGAAGAAGAAACAAAACTATCAGAACTTTATGGATTACGTCATGAACGAAGCGGAAGATGTGACGAACTTAAGCGAAGACGATCTGAACATCGGCGGCTACAAAATTTATACGACGATGGATGCCAACGCGCAAAAAGTGCTTGAGAAGGAATTTGCGGATGCATCCAATTTCGAGAAAAGCAAAGACGATCAGATTGTGCAGGGCTCCATGGTCATCATGAACCAGGAGAACGGCGCATTGGTGGCGCTGCTCGGCGGTCGCGATTACGAACGCAAAGGGTACAGCCGCGTTACGAACAGCCGCCGCCAACCGGGTTCGGCCTTTAAGCCGATCGCAGTGTATGGTCCGGCGCTTGAGACAGGGAAATTCGATATGTATTCAAGCCTCAGCAATAAAAAGCAATGTTTCGGCAAATACTGCCCAAACAATTTGCATGGTTATTCGGATTCGATCGGTATGGCTGATGCCATTACAAAGTCCGAAAACATTCCGGCTGTATGGACTCTGAATCAGATTGGCGTCAAAACGGGCTTCGACTTTGCTAAGAAGCTCGGGATCCAGTTGACCGATGCCGACAAGAACTTGTCCATGGCGCTTGGCGGTACAAGCAAAGGGACCAACACGCTGGAGATGGCGCAAGCTTACGGTGCTTTTGCTAATGGCGGCAAGTTGAATCAAGCTTTTTCGATTAAGTCGATCGTTAACAGCGAGGGCAAAGCCATCTATACCCACAAAGATGATCCTAAACAGGTCATGAGCGAAAATACTGCCTATCAGATGACCGAAATGATGCAAAATGTCGTCCAGAGCGGTACGGGACGGAAAGCCAGAATCAGCAGACCGGTTGCGGGGAAGACAGGAACCACGCAAAGCGGCATCTCCGGCAACAAATCCAACCGCGACGTTTGGTTCGTAGGTTATACGCCGGAACTGACGGCAGCGGTTTGGATGGGTTACGATAATCCCGATAAAAACCACCTGCTGCGCAACAGCAGCGGTTTGTCCGCGGCGTTCTGGGGGAAAGTCATGGAGCAGGTGGTTCCGAATTTCCCGGCCAAGAAATTTAAAGAACCTGAGAAGGTGAAGGCGCCGGAGCCGCCTCCGGTCGAGAAAACGCCTCTGCATGTCAGCGGATTGATCGCAAGTTATGATCCTAATACGCAAACCGTATCCCTGTCTTGGGACGGAACGGGCAATACTAACGCCTATTATCGTTTGTATCGAAAGGAAGCTTCCGAATCGAGCTTCCAAATGATTAAAGATCAGATATCGGCGACAAGCGCAGATGATATCGCCGCAGCAGCAGGACACACGTATGAATATTATGTTACAGCTGTGTCGTCTGATACGGGCGAAGAATCCGATCCTTCGAACAAATACACTGTCCCGATTGATAATCAGTCTGAGGATCAACTCCCGCCTCCGGATCAAAATGTGGATGACGGCCAGACCGGCGACGGAACTGGTCAGGATCAGAACCCGGGCGGAATCGATAGCGGCCAGGGGAACGGCAATCAGGGCAGCGGCACTGATCAGGGAAATTCCTGGAACAATGGAAACGGGAATGGAAACAACGGCAGCAATGGAAATAATGGCCATCATAACGGAAACGGGAATGGAAATGGCGGTGGTCAGGGCCAAACCCAAGGCGGTGGAAACAGCTCCTGGGATGGCTCCGGTACCGGCGGCTCCGATAGCGGGGTAACGGCTCCGCCGGATAACGGCAGCGGCAGCTCCACGGATTCCGGAGGCACGGGTGACGGAACCATGAGGACGGAAAGCACCGGTTCCGGTACGTTTGAACAAGATGTCCCCAGCCCTTGA